A window of Mesomycoplasma lagogenitalium contains these coding sequences:
- a CDS encoding MurR/RpiR family transcriptional regulator, with protein MHKHNVIYLLEKYSNQNINIIYKSISIFLLSKLNEVSNLKLKEVALNSNCSQASVVNFVKKLGFSTFQRLLFQIEKDYNFISVLKEKEIDQNVEIRPVHYKIQKYYNLIQSNLIFAFHKNQDAILKLAKLLKEKKEVYLFGKGSNLEIMSIFHKYLSAKDIKCHYSYDLDLQEKWINYVKKDSLCIFFSFSGNTEPIVSNFKIIKNTECYTVSFTSNYESYLFTNSDLNLVTNLNEDVLENHASVRISFLFILLNIINML; from the coding sequence ATGCATAAACACAATGTTATTTATTTATTAGAAAAATATTCTAATCAAAACATCAATATAATTTACAAATCTATTTCAATTTTTTTATTAAGTAAATTAAATGAAGTTAGCAATTTGAAATTAAAGGAAGTAGCTTTAAATTCTAATTGTTCACAAGCTTCAGTTGTAAATTTTGTAAAAAAACTAGGTTTTAGTACATTTCAAAGATTATTATTTCAAATTGAAAAAGATTATAATTTTATTTCCGTTTTAAAAGAAAAAGAGATAGATCAAAATGTAGAAATAAGACCCGTTCATTATAAAATTCAAAAATATTACAATTTAATTCAAAGTAATTTAATTTTCGCATTTCATAAAAATCAGGATGCCATTTTAAAATTAGCTAAATTATTAAAAGAGAAGAAAGAAGTTTATTTATTTGGTAAAGGTTCTAATTTAGAAATAATGTCAATTTTTCATAAATATCTTTCAGCAAAAGATATTAAATGTCATTATTCATATGATTTAGATTTACAGGAAAAATGAATTAATTATGTGAAAAAAGACAGTTTATGCATCTTTTTTTCCTTTTCTGGAAATACTGAACCAATTGTTTCTAATTTTAAAATTATAAAAAATACTGAATGTTATACAGTATCTTTTACTTCTAATTATGAATCATATTTATTTACAAACAGTGATTTAAATCTTGTTACTAATTTAAATGAAGATGTTTTAGAAAATCACGCATCTGTTAGAATATCTTTTCTTTTTATTTTACTAAACATTATAAATATGCTTTAG
- the argS gene encoding arginine--tRNA ligase — protein sequence MNTKDQIISAIKQALNKLSIDKQIILTEPKNFGDYSTNIALTLKNQLNKNPLEIANLIVTHIDKEKYFIEKIEIAKPGFINFFVKNNIFVEQVNEINEKGLDYGKLNQNQKINIEFVSVNPTGFLHLGHARGAAVGATLANVLEFAGNKVFKEYYINDAGNQIDLLAISVFTRYLQHFKKDVKMPENSYIGQDIVWVAHVIIEKYRDKFVSSSFENEEVRNFFKNASVFILMNQIKKDLKLLGIEFDKFASEKLLYKENKIQQALSKLKGTYEKDGALWLKTSDFGDDKDRVLIKKDGSYTYFLPDIAYHNQKFLDNGGVDKLIDVWGADHIGYIKRMEIALSQLGYDSKNDFKVLTCQIVRLMKDGQELKMSKRKGITFTARELVHLVGKDAVRFFMIDRSENSGLDFDVEIAKENSQKNPVFMVQYAYARANQLLNKGKYLNQKASKISEALAIKLINVLKDFPELIKKISVNYKINLISEYLIKLAKEFNSFYSNVKIINSKNETSLLALVKATKTVLEIAMKLIGVSTPERM from the coding sequence ATGAATACAAAAGATCAAATTATTAGTGCTATTAAACAGGCGTTAAATAAATTATCAATTGATAAACAGATAATTTTAACTGAACCAAAAAATTTTGGTGATTATTCGACAAATATTGCACTAACTTTAAAAAATCAATTAAATAAAAACCCATTAGAAATAGCAAATTTAATAGTTACTCATATTGATAAAGAAAAATATTTTATTGAAAAAATAGAAATTGCTAAACCTGGTTTTATTAATTTTTTTGTTAAAAATAATATTTTTGTTGAACAAGTTAATGAAATTAATGAAAAAGGATTAGATTATGGAAAACTTAATCAAAATCAAAAAATAAACATTGAATTTGTTTCTGTTAATCCAACGGGATTTTTACATCTTGGACATGCTAGAGGAGCGGCGGTTGGAGCTACACTTGCTAATGTGTTAGAATTTGCGGGAAACAAAGTTTTTAAAGAATATTATATAAATGATGCAGGTAATCAAATAGATTTATTAGCTATTTCTGTTTTTACAAGATATTTACAACATTTTAAAAAAGATGTAAAAATGCCTGAAAATTCTTATATTGGTCAAGATATTGTTTGAGTTGCTCATGTAATTATTGAAAAATATCGAGATAAATTTGTCAGCTCTTCTTTCGAAAATGAAGAAGTTAGAAATTTTTTCAAAAATGCTTCGGTATTTATTTTGATGAATCAAATAAAAAAAGATTTAAAACTTTTAGGTATTGAATTTGATAAGTTTGCAAGTGAAAAGTTACTTTATAAAGAAAATAAAATTCAACAAGCATTAAGTAAATTAAAAGGCACATACGAAAAAGATGGTGCTCTTTGGTTAAAAACAAGTGATTTTGGCGATGATAAAGATCGCGTTTTAATTAAAAAAGACGGAAGTTATACATATTTTTTACCAGATATCGCCTATCACAATCAAAAATTTTTAGATAATGGTGGTGTTGATAAATTAATTGATGTTTGAGGTGCTGATCACATCGGATACATAAAAAGAATGGAAATAGCACTTAGTCAATTGGGTTATGATTCAAAAAATGATTTTAAAGTTTTGACTTGTCAAATAGTTAGATTAATGAAAGATGGTCAAGAATTAAAAATGTCTAAAAGAAAAGGCATTACATTTACTGCTAGAGAACTAGTTCATCTAGTGGGAAAAGATGCAGTAAGATTTTTCATGATAGATAGATCAGAAAATTCAGGTTTAGATTTTGATGTGGAAATCGCAAAAGAAAATTCACAAAAAAATCCAGTATTTATGGTTCAATATGCTTATGCTAGAGCCAATCAGTTACTAAATAAAGGAAAATATTTAAATCAAAAAGCTAGCAAAATAAGCGAAGCTTTAGCAATCAAATTAATAAATGTTTTAAAAGATTTTCCTGAATTAATTAAAAAAATTAGTGTAAATTATAAAATTAATTTAATTTCTGAATATCTAATTAAATTAGCAAAGGAATTTAATTCATTTTATTCTAATGTAAAAATTATTAATAGCAAAAACGAAACCAGTTTATTAGCACTTGTCAAGGCTACAAAAACCGTTTTAGAAATAGCGATGAAATTAATAGGAGTGTCAACTCCTGAAAGGATGTAA
- the rpoE gene encoding DNA-directed RNA polymerase subunit delta: protein MKTMINLAKEILNNTKDLEFEEIFLYVKEHLYERWVKDLPKLSDEEEKNLLTKKRGELYKLLTVDSNFKRLNDGKWTTQVVDSIF from the coding sequence ATGAAAACAATGATTAATTTAGCTAAAGAAATTTTAAATAATACAAAAGATTTAGAATTTGAAGAAATTTTTCTTTATGTTAAGGAACATTTGTATGAAAGATGAGTAAAAGATTTACCAAAACTTTCTGACGAAGAAGAAAAAAACCTCTTAACTAAAAAAAGAGGTGAATTGTATAAATTATTAACAGTGGATAGCAACTTTAAAAGATTAAATGACGGAAAATGAACAACCCAAGTGGTTGATAGCATTTTTTAA
- a CDS encoding ABC transporter ATP-binding protein, whose translation MKQKIKIILINKFRFSLLILISAIKSIIFGLSFFSLFKIFNSILNSNEIKEILIYSFLSLLFVIFNVLLNSIYKHFYKKYLNTIINILIKEATDNLETLSVNKFKLKTDEEILYYSTEIPKQISGFFYEIIFLLIEDIMKFIVIITLFFYFNWIIGILVTIMGILLILYYNKTLFLMTKIDYKSIDLEEENRYHLNNFLKLYKYFFLMRKNKLWFILLNLKIKDNHNQIYKNEKKYFKIDALNEFVIALFIIINILIFSLFTFYNLFNFTIDILLIAFILISSWTLNITDIYRSIPAFSLAKELINELDEVKEKEIQTEKSNLYFNELNIRNLNIFINEKNIIKNLNLSLKENEKLAIVGKSGAGKSTLVNLLLNNNVFEQISFNGSIDWNEQNAMEMSNQEIKENFIFVGTENNLLNGTIEENISLFSKQIDSLKLKEICKLLEIDYLNLEIQINTSEFKLSEGEKKRIILARLLYLSSNKIVILDESFNNLNNKMAEKVREIIMENSRIYIEISHNFSDNDYKKFDKVVKL comes from the coding sequence ATGAAACAAAAAATAAAAATAATTTTAATAAATAAATTTAGATTTTCTTTATTAATTTTAATTTCTGCAATAAAATCTATAATTTTTGGTCTTTCATTTTTTTCATTATTTAAAATTTTTAATTCAATTTTAAATTCAAATGAAATTAAAGAAATATTAATCTACAGTTTTTTATCACTTTTATTTGTGATATTTAATGTACTACTAAATAGTATATATAAACACTTTTATAAAAAATATTTAAATACAATTATTAATATTTTAATAAAAGAGGCAACAGATAATCTCGAAACACTTTCGGTCAATAAATTTAAGTTAAAGACAGACGAAGAAATTTTGTATTATTCAACAGAAATTCCGAAGCAAATTTCAGGTTTTTTCTACGAAATAATTTTTCTTTTAATTGAAGACATTATGAAATTTATTGTAATAATTACTTTATTTTTCTATTTTAATTGAATTATTGGAATTTTAGTTACTATAATGGGAATTTTATTAATTTTATACTATAATAAAACACTATTTTTAATGACTAAAATTGATTATAAATCAATTGATTTAGAAGAAGAAAACAGATATCATTTAAACAACTTTTTAAAATTATATAAATATTTTTTCCTTATGAGAAAAAATAAATTATGATTTATCTTATTAAATTTAAAAATAAAAGATAATCATAATCAAATTTATAAAAACGAAAAGAAATATTTTAAAATTGATGCACTTAATGAATTTGTTATAGCACTTTTTATAATTATTAATATTTTAATTTTTAGTTTGTTTACTTTTTACAATTTATTCAATTTTACAATTGACATTTTATTAATTGCTTTTATTTTAATTTCAAGTTGAACTTTAAATATTACAGACATTTATCGTTCAATTCCAGCATTTTCATTAGCAAAAGAATTAATAAATGAATTAGATGAAGTTAAAGAAAAAGAGATTCAAACTGAAAAAAGCAATTTATATTTTAATGAGTTAAACATAAGAAATTTAAACATTTTCATTAATGAAAAAAATATAATAAAAAATTTAAATTTATCTTTAAAAGAAAATGAAAAATTAGCAATAGTTGGCAAAAGTGGCGCGGGGAAAAGTACATTGGTTAATTTACTTTTAAATAATAATGTTTTTGAGCAAATTTCATTTAATGGATCAATTGATTGAAATGAGCAAAATGCTATGGAAATGTCCAATCAAGAAATAAAAGAAAATTTTATATTTGTTGGTACTGAAAATAATTTGTTAAATGGGACTATAGAAGAAAATATTTCTTTATTTTCAAAACAAATAGATTCTTTAAAACTAAAAGAAATTTGTAAACTATTAGAAATAGATTATTTGAATTTGGAAATACAAATTAACACAAGTGAATTTAAATTAAGTGAAGGAGAAAAGAAAAGAATTATTCTAGCTCGTCTATTATATTTATCTAGCAATAAAATAGTAATTCTTGACGAATCATTTAACAATTTAAATAATAAAATGGCAGAAAAAGTTAGAGAAATTATAATGGAAAATTCAAGAATTTATATTGAAATATCTCATAACTTTTCTGACAATGATTATAAAAAATTTGATAAGGTGGTAAAACTATAA
- a CDS encoding PTS sugar transporter subunit IIA, with protein MLDKKSIYLNVDLKNKKEIFEFVFDKFKSQNSVTDQYLNSMIQRDKESSVAIGNYLFLPHGNFDCSPFVLKNNIIFVSLKDIIKIDNQLIKFVVALALKPENQMEAIGNIGIAFSDEDEVKKLVNKKELTIDDILSFLNL; from the coding sequence ATGTTAGATAAAAAGAGCATTTATTTAAATGTAGATTTAAAAAATAAAAAAGAAATTTTTGAATTTGTTTTTGATAAATTTAAAAGTCAAAACTCTGTAACTGATCAATATTTAAATTCAATGATTCAAAGAGACAAAGAATCATCGGTTGCTATTGGAAATTATTTATTTTTACCTCATGGAAATTTTGATTGTTCGCCATTTGTTTTGAAAAATAATATTATTTTTGTTTCTTTAAAAGATATTATTAAAATTGATAATCAATTAATTAAATTTGTTGTTGCTTTGGCACTAAAACCAGAAAATCAAATGGAAGCAATAGGAAACATTGGTATTGCATTTTCTGATGAAGATGAAGTAAAAAAGCTAGTTAATAAAAAAGAATTAACTATTGATGATATATTGTCCTTTTTAAATTTATAA
- a CDS encoding mannitol-1-phosphate 5-dehydrogenase has protein sequence MKQISVLHFGAGNIGRGLIANIYKQNDVKIYFIDTNKEVVDKLNQLKKYQIINVETNEKIEINDFKAIWSNEEKKIVDLINEVNIVSTSIQSNNLVYIQKYFQKADKSKKKDIYCFENGNKISEQFKKSLNLNSNWNFINVSIDCIIPQVINDEKMTVYVENYFEIIAQNNCYYKLKLIKYVDQIDPYIIRKLVLINGLHSAIGYLGHFLNYQYTNQSFNDENIKKQIQNLANDLILALNWKYNQFNKEDLIVYWNKITKRFCSKYINDLNVRVARNPLQKISINERFFVIYRLLNEANIDKINLIKIINYLLKFDYKNDLQSLKMQKELNNNLQLFLNNYFSYWNKKDLKTLKELYKGERC, from the coding sequence ATGAAACAAATTAGTGTGCTTCATTTTGGAGCTGGAAATATTGGTAGAGGTTTAATAGCAAATATTTATAAGCAAAATGATGTAAAAATTTATTTCATTGACACAAATAAAGAAGTTGTTGATAAATTAAATCAATTAAAAAAGTATCAAATTATAAATGTTGAAACAAATGAAAAAATTGAAATTAATGATTTTAAAGCAATTTGATCAAACGAAGAGAAAAAAATTGTTGATTTAATAAATGAAGTAAATATCGTTTCTACTTCAATTCAAAGTAATAATTTAGTTTATATTCAAAAATATTTTCAAAAAGCTGATAAAAGCAAAAAGAAAGATATTTATTGTTTTGAAAATGGTAATAAAATTTCAGAACAGTTTAAAAAATCATTAAATTTAAATTCTAATTGAAATTTTATTAATGTTTCTATTGATTGCATCATTCCACAAGTTATTAATGATGAAAAAATGACTGTTTATGTTGAAAATTATTTCGAAATAATTGCCCAAAATAATTGTTATTATAAACTGAAGTTAATTAAATATGTTGATCAAATCGATCCATACATAATAAGGAAATTAGTTTTAATAAATGGTCTTCATTCAGCAATTGGTTATTTAGGACATTTTTTAAATTATCAATATACAAATCAATCATTTAATGATGAAAATATTAAAAAACAAATTCAAAATTTAGCAAACGATTTAATTTTAGCTCTTAATTGAAAATATAATCAGTTTAATAAAGAAGATTTGATTGTATACTGAAATAAAATTACTAAGCGTTTTTGTTCTAAATATATAAATGATTTAAATGTTCGAGTCGCCCGCAATCCATTGCAAAAAATTAGCATAAATGAAAGATTTTTTGTAATTTATAGACTTTTAAACGAAGCGAATATAGATAAAATAAATTTAATAAAAATAATTAATTATTTATTAAAATTCGATTATAAAAATGATTTACAATCTTTGAAAATGCAAAAAGAGTTAAATAATAATTTACAATTATTTTTAAATAATTATTTTAGTTATTGAAATAAAAAAGATTTAAAAACTTTAAAAGAATTATATAAAGGAGAAAGATGTTAG
- a CDS encoding ATP-binding cassette domain-containing protein, which yields MIKTLLKKPITNSILLLLFVLSFFPVLSIYFQIEAIKILFENNIDNKQFIIFQVLSLILELICLPIKSLVNIFIKKQKKTVILEQKQKIYQAISNQKITDFHSKNSNSKVFDLETNINNYYSFYLDNFYNIFWYSTIFTFLIIFIFIESFLYSYWLLLVIGFLIISFLLFIFLPIINSKKIKKVNENYLVKVDQNIANFSNIVNNYEAFYWNNKTAIFKNLIQKENIESNDESFKLSKKKIWLKFWEILFSSAIDRLVILTIAITSIINPINKILVSLIEKIFNDSKNSGIFAVETYKEARENSALKSRIEEFKVETINLKNNVNQEIKTIKMEKINFYIEDKILFSQDINLEFLENNIYLIKGKSGSGKTTIINSLLNIKKIDKGNLLINNQQFNEQMYLNFLNQLVYFNNEEINFIKSAKDVISLYTKNVDELKLKKACELAKIDFDIEQDFLNLSKGEKQEYN from the coding sequence ATGATAAAAACGCTATTAAAAAAACCGATTACAAATTCAATATTACTATTATTATTTGTTTTATCATTTTTCCCTGTTTTATCAATTTATTTTCAAATTGAAGCAATTAAAATACTTTTTGAAAATAACATTGATAATAAACAGTTTATTATTTTTCAAGTTTTATCTTTAATTTTAGAATTGATTTGTCTCCCTATAAAATCACTAGTTAATATTTTTATAAAAAAACAGAAAAAGACAGTTATTTTAGAACAAAAACAAAAAATTTATCAAGCTATTAGCAATCAAAAAATCACTGATTTTCACTCAAAAAATTCTAATTCAAAAGTTTTTGATTTAGAGACTAATATTAATAACTATTATTCATTTTACTTAGACAATTTTTATAATATTTTTTGATATTCAACAATTTTTACATTTTTAATTATTTTCATTTTTATTGAATCATTTTTATATTCATATTGACTTTTACTTGTTATTGGCTTTTTGATAATTTCATTTTTACTTTTTATTTTTTTACCAATTATAAATAGTAAAAAAATAAAAAAAGTCAATGAAAACTACTTAGTTAAAGTTGATCAAAATATTGCTAATTTTTCTAATATCGTTAATAATTATGAAGCATTTTATTGAAATAATAAAACAGCAATTTTTAAAAATTTAATTCAAAAAGAAAATATTGAATCAAATGATGAATCATTTAAATTGTCAAAAAAGAAAATTTGACTAAAGTTTTGAGAAATCTTATTCAGTTCAGCTATAGATCGATTAGTTATTTTGACTATTGCCATAACAAGCATTATTAATCCGATTAATAAAATTTTAGTTTCATTAATTGAAAAAATATTTAATGACAGCAAAAATTCAGGAATTTTTGCTGTTGAAACTTATAAAGAAGCAAGAGAAAATAGTGCATTAAAAAGCAGGATAGAAGAATTTAAAGTAGAAACTATTAATTTAAAAAATAATGTTAACCAAGAAATTAAAACAATAAAAATGGAGAAAATCAATTTTTACATAGAAGATAAAATTTTATTTTCACAAGATATTAATTTAGAATTTTTAGAAAACAACATTTATTTAATTAAAGGTAAAAGTGGCTCAGGAAAAACAACAATTATAAATTCACTTTTAAATATCAAAAAAATTGATAAAGGTAATTTACTAATTAATAATCAACAATTTAATGAACAAATGTATTTAAATTTTTTAAATCAATTAGTTTATTTTAATAATGAAGAAATAAATTTTATTAAAAGTGCAAAAGATGTAATAAGTCTATACACAAAAAATGTTGATGAATTAAAATTAAAAAAAGCTTGTGAATTAGCTAAAATTGACTTTGATATTGAACAAGATTTTTTAAATTTATCTAAAGGCGAAAAACAAGAGTACAACTAG
- a CDS encoding PTS mannitol transporter subunit IICB: MKISWKKELKVKIQSFGSALSSMIMPIIGIFIAWGLLTSFVHPKGWTPNQELASMIDIGIIYVIPLLIAFLGGKRVYDLRGAAIASLVAIAVIAAGQSYLFKEITESSGSMLLGAMIFGPLAALILKHTEKFWINKIKSGYEMLVNNFYLGILGFVLLFPIFYICVYVIGYLNVGLSEMVKAMKNYKLYPLLAIIIEPAKIFFLNNAINHGVFTPLGTAEVSETGKSILFLLESNPGPGLGVLIAWIIFGGRKNKEIKAQAASTIPIHFLGGIHEVYFPFVLLKPLLILSVIAGGIVGNLTFQLFDVGAVAPVSPGSVISQFIQVNKNWKDILGLTLGIVFSASFSLLCAWLTIYLTEKYSKKKMILTSDLKIAQEKSKNMKVNKENKIFDKKINVIFACDAGMGSSVMGSGIFKNLLKSKEINNIEVAHKAINNLQGDEKIIITIHSLFDRVKAKNPNAKIYDLDQFLNKKRYEQIIEEIINETN; the protein is encoded by the coding sequence ATGAAAATTAGTTGAAAAAAGGAATTAAAAGTAAAAATTCAATCTTTTGGTTCTGCGCTTTCATCAATGATTATGCCAATAATAGGAATTTTCATTGCTTGAGGATTATTAACTTCCTTTGTTCATCCAAAAGGTTGAACTCCTAATCAAGAATTGGCATCAATGATTGATATTGGAATAATTTATGTTATTCCATTATTAATTGCTTTTTTAGGCGGAAAAAGAGTCTATGATTTAAGAGGTGCAGCAATTGCATCATTAGTTGCTATTGCTGTAATTGCGGCTGGACAATCATATTTATTTAAAGAAATCACAGAAAGTAGCGGCTCAATGTTGTTAGGGGCGATGATTTTTGGTCCTTTGGCTGCTTTAATTTTAAAACACACAGAAAAATTTTGAATTAACAAAATAAAGTCAGGATATGAAATGCTCGTTAATAATTTCTATCTAGGAATTTTAGGTTTTGTTTTACTATTTCCTATTTTCTATATTTGTGTTTATGTAATTGGCTATTTAAATGTCGGTTTATCAGAAATGGTTAAAGCAATGAAAAATTATAAACTTTATCCATTATTAGCGATAATCATTGAACCAGCAAAAATTTTCTTTTTAAATAATGCTATTAATCACGGAGTTTTTACTCCTTTAGGAACAGCTGAAGTAAGTGAAACTGGTAAATCAATTTTATTTTTATTAGAATCTAATCCAGGCCCAGGATTGGGTGTATTAATCGCTTGAATTATTTTTGGAGGAAGAAAAAATAAAGAAATAAAAGCTCAAGCCGCTTCTACTATTCCAATTCATTTTTTAGGCGGAATTCACGAAGTATATTTTCCATTTGTGCTATTAAAACCACTATTAATTCTATCAGTAATTGCAGGAGGGATAGTTGGAAATTTAACTTTCCAACTATTTGATGTAGGTGCAGTTGCGCCTGTATCTCCAGGTTCTGTAATTTCTCAATTTATACAAGTTAATAAAAATTGAAAAGATATTTTGGGATTAACTTTAGGAATAGTTTTTTCAGCATCATTTTCATTATTGTGTGCTTGATTAACTATTTATTTAACTGAAAAATATTCTAAGAAAAAAATGATATTGACAAGTGATTTAAAAATTGCCCAAGAAAAAAGCAAAAATATGAAAGTTAATAAAGAAAATAAAATTTTTGATAAAAAAATAAATGTTATTTTTGCTTGTGATGCAGGAATGGGCTCTAGTGTTATGGGATCGGGAATTTTTAAAAACTTATTAAAAAGTAAAGAAATTAATAATATTGAAGTTGCTCACAAAGCAATTAATAATTTACAAGGAGATGAAAAAATTATTATTACAATTCATTCCTTATTTGATAGAGTTAAAGCAAAAAATCCTAATGCAAAAATTTATGATTTAGATCAATTTTTAAATAAAAAAAGATATGAACAAATAATTGAGGAAATTATAAATGAAACAAATTAG